One segment of Variovorax paradoxus DNA contains the following:
- a CDS encoding enoyl-CoA hydratase/isomerase family protein, translating into MGAGGITYAVDGDGIAHVRFDRPEKLNALTLAMYDELAQAFARANDDEAVRVVLLGGNGERAFCVGADLGESIPALAEGRFDISEWDGAHIKQPGFHKPVVAAINGLCMGGGFEIMLAADIRVASDTAVFALPEASLGFTPAGGTLVRLVRQIPYALAMELMLTAERFPAGRLAEMGLLNRVVPPDQLEAVALGYARGLAQKGRVAVSVIKEAALTLGHLPFDEAFRREAVLGQRAFTSDEAKDGLRRFLSRERPAAR; encoded by the coding sequence ATGGGCGCCGGCGGCATCACCTATGCGGTGGACGGCGACGGCATCGCGCACGTGCGCTTCGACCGCCCCGAGAAGCTCAACGCGCTGACCCTCGCGATGTACGACGAACTCGCGCAGGCCTTCGCACGCGCGAACGACGACGAGGCGGTGCGCGTGGTGCTGCTCGGCGGCAACGGCGAGCGCGCGTTCTGCGTCGGCGCCGACCTCGGCGAATCGATCCCGGCGCTGGCCGAGGGGCGCTTCGACATCTCCGAATGGGACGGCGCCCACATCAAGCAGCCGGGCTTCCACAAGCCGGTGGTGGCCGCGATCAACGGGCTGTGCATGGGCGGGGGCTTCGAGATCATGCTGGCCGCGGACATCCGCGTCGCGTCCGACACCGCGGTGTTTGCGCTGCCCGAGGCCTCTCTGGGCTTCACGCCGGCCGGCGGCACGCTGGTGCGGCTGGTTCGCCAGATTCCCTATGCGCTGGCCATGGAACTCATGCTCACGGCCGAACGCTTTCCGGCGGGCCGTCTCGCCGAGATGGGCCTGCTGAACCGCGTGGTGCCGCCGGACCAGCTCGAGGCGGTGGCGCTTGGCTACGCGCGCGGCCTCGCGCAGAAGGGGCGGGTGGCCGTGTCGGTCATCAAGGAGGCGGCGCTCACGCTCGGCCACCTGCCGTTCGACGAGGCCTTCCGCCGCGAAGCCGTGCTGGGCCAGCGCGCCTTCACCAGCGACGAGGCGAAGGACGGCCTGCGGCGGTTCCTGTCGCGCGAGCGTCCCGCTGCGCGCTGA
- a CDS encoding CoA transferase: MSTESMQLPLGDGPLRGLVVIDVTRVVAGPYCTMMLADLGATVIKVENPAEPDYVRTFPPFVQGENGRASAFFAQYNRHKLGVSLDLKSEQGRALLRDLVGKADMLVENFRPGTMERMGLGYEALKPCNPRLVYVSISGFGQTGPNSRRPAYDNSAQATGGLWSINGEKGKAPLRVGTIIGDLSASFYAAIAALSAVMHARQTGEGQWVDVAQQDAVVTLTEHAVVNYTVDGVVGEPLGNDHPFVRPYGQYACKDGFVFFGAYTDKFWREACRIFGEPALVSDPEIDTMEKRFDPATYARRVQPIVQGWCARHTKAELEAMAGDTIPVTPIKTIAEVVADPHLAAREMFVPTQVDGARVQAFGSPMKLSATPVRAVGSAPAFGEHNEIVLKGWLRVAAQDYDRYLAEGVI; the protein is encoded by the coding sequence GTGAGTACTGAATCTATGCAGCTTCCGCTCGGCGACGGGCCGCTGCGCGGCCTGGTGGTGATCGACGTCACCCGCGTGGTGGCCGGTCCCTACTGCACCATGATGCTGGCCGACCTGGGGGCCACGGTGATCAAGGTCGAGAACCCGGCCGAGCCCGACTACGTGCGCACCTTTCCGCCGTTCGTGCAGGGCGAGAACGGCCGTGCGAGCGCCTTCTTCGCGCAGTACAACCGCCACAAGCTCGGCGTGAGCCTCGACCTGAAGTCGGAGCAGGGCCGGGCGCTGCTGCGCGACCTCGTGGGCAAGGCCGACATGCTGGTGGAGAACTTCCGCCCCGGGACGATGGAGCGCATGGGGCTCGGCTACGAGGCGCTGAAGCCATGCAACCCGCGGCTGGTGTACGTGTCGATCAGCGGCTTCGGCCAGACCGGACCGAACTCGCGGCGGCCGGCCTACGACAACAGCGCGCAGGCCACCGGCGGGCTGTGGTCCATCAACGGCGAGAAGGGCAAGGCGCCGCTGCGCGTGGGCACCATCATCGGCGACCTGTCGGCGTCGTTCTATGCGGCGATCGCCGCGCTGTCCGCGGTGATGCATGCGCGGCAGACCGGCGAAGGCCAGTGGGTCGACGTGGCCCAGCAGGACGCGGTGGTGACGCTGACGGAACATGCAGTCGTCAACTACACGGTGGACGGCGTGGTCGGCGAGCCGCTGGGCAACGACCATCCGTTCGTGCGGCCCTACGGGCAGTACGCCTGCAAGGACGGCTTCGTCTTCTTCGGCGCCTACACCGACAAGTTCTGGCGCGAGGCCTGCCGGATCTTCGGCGAGCCCGCGCTGGTGAGCGACCCCGAGATCGACACCATGGAGAAGCGCTTCGACCCCGCGACCTATGCGCGCCGGGTGCAGCCGATCGTGCAGGGCTGGTGCGCGCGGCACACCAAGGCCGAGCTCGAGGCCATGGCCGGCGACACGATCCCGGTGACCCCCATCAAGACCATCGCCGAGGTGGTGGCCGACCCCCATCTGGCGGCGCGCGAGATGTTCGTGCCGACGCAGGTCGACGGCGCACGGGTGCAGGCGTTCGGCAGCCCGATGAAACTCTCCGCCACGCCGGTGCGCGCGGTGGGCAGCGCGCCGGCCTTCGGCGAGCACAACGAGATCGTGCTCAAGGGCTGGCTGCGCGTGGCCGCGCAAGACTACGACCGCTACCTGGCCGAGGGCGTGATCTGA
- a CDS encoding ABC transporter ATP-binding protein, whose translation MLRIESMNIDLAGHAVLRGVDLQLAPGQTVAVVGRNGAGKTTLLRAIMGLVAPRSGRILLDGEDITRSPASRRAAAGFGYAPEDRVILPTLSVAQNIALPCEVLRLPRHEIQRRIDAVLANVPQLEPMLQRSGAALSGGQGKIVALARALVVGARFVLLDEPFQGLAPALARQYGDALRALRVSHPTLCVVVTESNAALLDAVQSRTLHIERGAVSETTSTATA comes from the coding sequence ATGCTGCGCATCGAATCGATGAACATCGACCTGGCGGGCCACGCGGTGCTGCGCGGCGTCGACCTGCAACTCGCGCCGGGCCAGACGGTGGCCGTGGTGGGCCGCAACGGCGCGGGCAAGACCACGCTGCTGCGCGCCATCATGGGCCTGGTGGCGCCGCGCTCCGGGCGCATCCTCCTCGACGGCGAGGACATCACGCGCAGCCCCGCATCGCGCCGCGCGGCGGCCGGCTTCGGCTATGCGCCGGAAGACCGGGTGATCCTGCCGACGCTGAGCGTGGCCCAGAACATCGCGCTGCCATGCGAGGTGCTCCGGCTGCCGAGGCACGAGATACAGCGCCGCATCGACGCCGTGCTGGCCAACGTGCCGCAGCTCGAGCCGATGCTTCAGCGCTCGGGCGCGGCCCTGTCGGGCGGGCAGGGAAAGATCGTCGCGCTCGCGCGCGCCCTCGTGGTCGGTGCGCGCTTCGTGCTGCTCGACGAACCCTTCCAGGGCCTGGCCCCCGCGCTGGCACGGCAGTACGGCGACGCGCTGCGCGCCCTGCGCGTGTCGCACCCGACCCTGTGCGTGGTGGTGACGGAATCGAACGCGGCGCTGCTGGACGCGGTGCAGAGCCGCACCCTGCACATCGAGCGCGGCGCGGTCTCGGAGACGACATCCACCGCCACCGCCTGA